ATATAATTAAAATGGTCCCTGTATTCACATTGCACTATAGATAAAAGCAGCAGCTCCAACTGACCCTTCTGCCACCGGTTTTGGTTTGGAAATTTGTCTTCTGTGGGGTCTACAGcttcctgtagcctagggccccgggccatcttaatctggcccttcTAGTGATGATGACCATATCCATGCAGTTTCCGGTAATTTTCCATAGTCCTTATTTACTCCATTGAATCTCATCTGTCTGTTGAAGTCATTTGATTCGTCACCTTTGTGACGCCCAAGAACTAGATGCATTGATCTCCTGGCGTTATCATTGCCTATGCTACTGTTGGCTCTCAGTTCACACAATTTATATTATTTTGTTGATCACACATATAATGAAGTTTTCCTTGCCACAAAAGAAGAATAGAATGTTGTCCAGTTTATCACATGTGGTTATCGTTCCAAGAATaaaaagataggcctacctttATGTCTACAGTTatacacattaggcctacacagtCTGGGGTTATAGGAATCCTAATGGCTCCAGGACAACACAAAGATACACAGTGAGGAACAGACACAGAATACATCTACAAGGACCTACTCTCAGAAAGGCTACAGTACACAAATCACACAATGGGGCACAACAAGAATATCCATAGGCCTATAATTTGTTTAGGACTCCTTGATCCACAGTCCTGTTTCATGAaaattcttttttgttgttgatctttttgactttatttatgatatgacagtgaaggtggtgacaggaagcgagtgggaagagagagacggggaagggccggcaaatgaTCCGAATCCAgcgtcagccgcatggtagacgagtgccccaccggttggccacggcagggccttcatGAAAATTCTTGATAACTTTTGGCTAGAGCTTCTTCAGTGAAATGGTTATGGATAATAAAGCATTCTCAAAAGATTAGACCTACTTAGGCATATTActcataattaggcctattatcaaACATTCAATTGATTCCAATACTAATTTGTGGCTCCAGTAGGCCCTAGGCTATCTATTCTactttgtattctattctattctattctattctatttcattcaattacaacccattatattatattctatatTATTATGCAAAATGTCAaatgttatataggcctatagtgaaTTGGCTAATTGACATTCTTTGACAGTGGAGCTGGTCGTATGTCATTTGGAACTGTGCTGTTTTGACGCAAGACATAAGGCAACGTGTTGGCCTACAGGTTTCCACTTCAAGTAGCAAGTTTGTTCATTTTAGAACCTTGAGATACACTTGACATTTATGGTAGGTAATAGTAATGTAATAAACTAGCAATTCATATGTGatgatgtagcctacatgatGATGTAGCTGACATCACGTGGGATGAGGCTGAAGTAGCTGGAAAGGCAGTTTATGCGGTTAACGAAATGGTTTAACTTCGTTAGCTGTGTTTCTCTGTAGTTCTTTGTTTACAGTCGCACGGGGCACATCCATGTGGACTGGCAGGGTCAGGCGTGTGCGCGAGATGGTGAAATAGAACGTGTGTACCGGCTGCTTATTCGCGCTTACGGTAAgagtatttcaatttcaaagtttTTGTTTACTGTTTACTCAATGGTTTGTATGAATGTCAGGGCCATGCTTAGACATGAGATGATGATGAATTGTTTGCTAAGTTCATTGGTTTGTCTGAATAGCTTGTCTGAATAGCTGGCACAGGATAACATGGAATGCTAGCTGGTGCAAGATGCACATTCAGAACCACGGGGCACAGAACAATGCTATGTTGTTGTAATGTTTACCATTGCTCACTGTGTGGTTGTTACAAACGATGTGTTTAGCTAACCCCCCCGAGATCACTGCTAGCTGCTAGGCTAGCCGGTGTAACAGCATTCCTTACCATCAGCTGTCTATCACTATCATACATAAACTGAACGAATGCGCAACTCGTACAGCGGATCTACGTAGTTCTTCTAACCTACAAACAGCGTTGTTGTTGCAGCAACACCACTTCGGTGCACAACCTTGTCATCCATGGTCATTGCATCGGTTATGTGTTATTAAACTTACGCCACTTGACACAGTGCGTAAGATGCTGATGAGAATGACAAATAGAAAAACAACTGGTTGCGCGAAGGGGTGATGCAGCACAGGCCTCGCGAACGAGAACGAGACAATGTTGTTTTCTTCATGATTTCAGACATGGAAGGTGTTAGATTTTGGTATTCATGTGTCTGTCTCTCGCACTTGGGGGAGGGAACCTAGACAGTGTCTGTCCTGGCGGCGCGAGCCAGCATCCTCTCATCTGACTCCAATTAGAGAGCTCCCTCATCTCAATTCCCTCCATCACATGTGGCTGTCTCATCACTTACAAAACTCAGGAGGAACAAGAAGTGCAGGGTTGTTCTTGTCATATGAGGAATGAACGCGTTGTCTCATGGAGTGTGCAGTCAGTGCCAAGATCCCATCAGCTTTGCATGATGTGGACTGTGGAGTTCTTGAACTATGAGTCATAGGGCATTTCCTAAAGtctagtgtatgagccttggaagtgtgtcagcctattTATTTTCgcgcagtgattggatactccgcagagttcaacacttcgaaggacgcacactagactttTAGAAATGCTCATCGATTCAATTTTATGCTCAGGAGGAAAAGCATGCACATGTTGCACACAAAACAACAGGTCAGGGGCTGGGCGGTCATGTATTCATTAGACAGTGGTGGGTTCCTTAGATCGCACATGTTGCCTGATGAAGACTCCATACTATGGACTCCATAGTATGATCGAATCTAATCCACTCGAATCCAATCTAAAGAAACAAAAATGCCATTGATGCAGTTTCACCTTTTCACAAGGCACATATTGACCTACTGTTGTTTCAGTGTGGCTGTTCTTCAGCATCCTGAATTTCAAGGGCTAAGGTCATCATTGTTGTGCCGATTTAGCCCCCATGATAAAACTAATCTGACTTTACCGGTTGACTCCACAGGCCAGCATGGGGGctctttttcggagtgaggagaTCTGCCTGATTCAGCTCTTCCTCCAGTCGGGATCCGCATACAACTGTGTCAGTGAACTCGGAGAGCTGGGACTGGTTGAGTTTAGAGACGTATGTAAAAACTTCCCACTTATCTTTTTTGAATGGACCTGTTAATAACACTTTTATGATACATTTATTTAATCTAGTTTAGTgactcttctcttcctttttttgGTTTGCAGTTGAACCCGCATGTGAATGCTTTTCAGCGGAAGTTTGTTAATGAAGTCAGAAGATGTGAGGAGATGGAGAAAACATTCTGTAAGCTTACATTGTTTTCTTCTTGCCTGTGATAGTGTTAGTGCATTGGACAGACTTTTACATGTTCACTCAGCACAACTGATTGTTTTATATTACATTTGGTTTACACTTGTCCAgagttacagttatttaggtgcagggtaaTATTTACAGCTatggctataaattaacttttttcatcactagccaatttggctggcagatATTGATCTTACTGGCGAAAATACACTCACTACCATTAAAAGTGGgtagtatgttttcttttctaccagacaaacgTAATTTTCAACAGGATTTGACTGTTaagtgggtgttaatttagagccctggttacagctcttggtgcaatgtggggttagattaGCAGGCCAGACCATTAATTTTGAATTTCTGTATAATCCACGAGTGGGGAGGGTGTTCAGTCGGTTTTCAGACGACCGGTGTTACCGGCCAATAAGTGAAcacacttgggagcataataacatacgtcataaGCGtaaactgtcagcgattggtcagagctcatttcaaaccagagctgagctcactcctcttgaccaagtgctccagggcaccgaGGACCCAGCCCTAAAATGAATTAAGAcgtaatgtggtctggtaaaaacaGACTATGGTTAGATGCCTTGCCTTGGTGATATGGGATTCGAATGTTGTCAGTCACGTAAAGATTGCCACTGCCACTGTCTCAGCTCTTCCTCTTTGACCTTGCCCGTGCCAGCCTTCCTGGAGCAGGAGATTAGCCGGTGTCTGTCCCCACCCCTGACGGGGCCGCTTCCGATGCCCAGCCCCGTGCCCTCCGCCCCGCAACCCCGAGAACTGCtggccatagaggaggagagtgagagactgGCCAGGGAActtagggaggtgtgtgtgtccgtgtgtgtgtgtgtgtgtgtgtgagtgtgtgtgtgtgtgtgtgtgtgcgtgcgtgcgtgcgtgcgtgcgtgcgtgcgtgcgtgcgtgcgtgcgtgcatgcgtgtgcgcgatCATGTGGAAAATTTTAtttgggggggtggagggtgtcTGATAATCAAGCAAACATATGCAATGCAAAATACACCCCTGATGCTACATTTATTCTATACATGGATTATATTTGATTACTTTGCGTAGGTGTCAAGGAACAGAGACAGCTTGAGGAACCAACTGACGCAGCTCAGTCAGTACAGAGGTGTTTTGATCCAAACTCACTCCCTCACAACTTCACAGGTAATTTACCATACCATCACCGCAATACTCATTACAACAGTGTTGTTAAAAACGTATTTTATTAACCCCAtagcgcagagcctgtgttataaccttactgtcaccaaaattgtcatggccatgtcttaatctgttacttaaggctctctgtactgtcatagcaatgttgttatgatgtagttgagtattttcagcaaatagtgagtaggcccgcaggcgaccccatctgcagtaagaggctactgcagtCATCTTGTGAGTTGATGCCCGGTGCTGAATctggtttctcctctcctctcatgtgtcATAAGGGTCCTCCCCCTCCTACATCCTCAGAGACGGCCGTTCTCCTGGATAATAGACAGGACATCAGACTGAGGTATCAAATatgacatgcacgcgcgcacacacacgcgcacacacacacacacgcacacgcacacacacacacacacacacacacacacacacacacaaacacacacaccttgaaaccTCTACCAAGCCAACAGCTCAAGTCTTTGAATAACCAATACCAACATTCCATTGCATTTAACATGGCTTCATTGCATTAATATTTTGATAATTATGATGTAACTAGTGCACACTGCTCTTTCAGAGGATGTAGTTTGTTGCCAGTGTTAATTGCACCAGCAGTCTAATGATTAAGTAGCACATGCAGTCTAGTTCCAGTTTAAAGTTTTTGATGATCATTTGTGTATAATTCAAAAGTCCAATAGATACAGTGGCGCCAGAGCAGTTTCAAGATGTAGTGACATATTTATTTACAGTTGCACCTAGGATGAATACATTTAAAGTATTACGATTTTTTGAAATAACAATTGCATTTCACACTCTGTGTTGTAGTTTTGTGGCAGGAGTGGTTCACCCGTGGAAGGTTCCCTCGTTTGAGCGGTTGCTATGGCGAGCCTGTCGAAGGTACATCATTGTGGACTTCTGGGAGATGGATGAGAGGCTTGAGGTAGCTGACACGGTAAGAGAGAGTCATAATCCTTACAAGATGATGAACATGATTCGTCTGGCTTTTTGTCCTGTAATAGCATTGCAAAGTCATACTAAGCAGCAAGGTTTCTCTTCTCTGCTAATACCTCAGGGCGAGATGGTCCAGTGGACAGTTTTCCTCATCTCATACTGGGGTGACCAGATTGGTCAGAAGGTCAAAAAGATTTGTGACTGGTGGGTCTGCTGAAATCATGTATTTCCTGTTTAAGAATACTTACTATGTCAATACTAATGAAGAAGTGAGTAAAGTAGTAATAAACTAGTAATGCTGTCCCTGTGATCCTTTTTCAGTTTCCACACGCACACGTTTGTATACCCAGAAAGCActgcagagagggaggagatgctgCATGGGGTTCAGGGCAGAATTCTGGAGATCAGAACGGTAAGAGCAGACCACTGCAGGTAGTGCACGGAACAAATTAAACAGTAAGCTAAATACTCTGAATATTAccactgtatgtattttttttacttcagtgCAATTGAAACACAgaatttttcatattttcatttgtcacttCAGAGAAACAGACTATGTTGaacacaacagacaacacacaaacataacagaAACAATGGCTCAGTTACGGCTCTGAGAAAACATAAAATAATGACCGCTACAGAGTGTTTCATACACAGCGATGTTCAATGGGCTATTACTGACCAGTTTCATAGATATGTTTTTCTAGCTGCATATATCAGCATGCAGTAAAGTCATATATCATGTCTTATCTGTAGATAATGAAATATTGTTTTGGTATTTTGACAGAGAAAGAATGTTAATCATTGTAATATTAATTTGAAGCCATTTGTACTgtcaaatgacatgtcatgtttCTAGCTTCTGTGGTTTCCCACCTTTCCTTTGTTCTTCTAGTTCTCATTTGTTCTCTTTGCTTTGATGTGCACTTCCTTTTGTGCTACAATCTCAGCAGCATCTTCTAAAAACAGAAGACAGACAACCCAGGAATGTTTTTTCATGGTTGGATTAATTCATGACTTTTTTTCACCTCTGtcaccctctcttcccttccattCTACCTCCTGTGTgaattctctctctgtttctacacCCCCACAACCCCATGTACCTCCACCTTCTCCCCCTGTCACGCCTGTCTCTGTCTCATCTGACTTCACAGGTGCTGTCGCAGACGGAGCAGTACCTGCAGCAGCTGCTGGGCCGTGCGGTGGCAGAGCTGCCCCGGTGGCGCGTGCACGTGCGGAAGTGCAAGGCCGTGCAGACAGTGCTGAACCTGTGCAGTCCGTCTGTCACAGACAAGTGCCTGATCGCGGAGGCCTGGTGCCCCGTcaggaagctgctgctgctgcagagagcACTCATCGAGGGCACGGTGagactggggggaggggggagggagagaaggagagagggagaggggaagagagtgaggtgtgtatggaagagaagagagggggaggctgGAGTTAAAGGATAGAGggtagagggaaaagagagggggtgagataggaaggttagagagagagagaggagagagagagaggatgggagagtaaagatggggagagggaggatggaagggggagaggaaggaggcgaGAGATTGAGGGTCAAGGGGGAGAAGAATGATACAATGGGAGGGAGGATGGAAGGCAAGAGAGGGGACGGGTCAAGAGGGACTGTGGAGAACGAAAgactgggtggattccaatatgcggacttccgcactcccttgttcacttgcctgcttgtgatctcataatgacgtcattgacgacagaaaattaattcaatatcttgcaaaaagcacgattctaatgtcatttcctcatttgcaatcggtatggtgaatgaagaacagtcccccaaaaagatgttgtggctagactgacagcgggtaaacttaattgttttccccacggaggaggggcgtccgcaaaacgcgaggccacaagcacaagtggaggacgggagtccacatattggaatgcacccactgtgTCATAACTGCAAGGGACTAAGTCTGCATCTCAAAttgcgcacttgtgcacttctggcactatatttcagtgtgtaactaatacggcatgcgcactgaaacataaacactaaagtgcacaagtgtaccatttgagattcagcctaacTGTTGCACTGGACTGAATGTTTTATTTCCACATTTAATCCATGAGGTTGATATAATTCTGTGTCCATGTTAACGAGGTCTGGGAAAGTTGCCTGGCATTGTGTTATGCAGCACCACTTTGCATCAGCGTCAGTTTTGGACCAGAAAGAAGTCTAATCGAATTGTCTTTTCTGCACACATTCCACACCGTCACTTATCATTCTGACAGTGTTAGAAGACAGGTAAACAGATTGGTATTTGGCACTGAGAGGCCAGTGGAATGCAAGAAATGAAATACACAGATCCactacaagcacacatacagtacagtggaggCGTTAATAACAGACAGATCAGTGGCCACCACAAATATGAGGAGAACAGACACACAGCTTTGGAGTTTTGATCTTGAACCGGCAGTTCAACTCCACAGGACATTAGAAAAAGACAGCCAGCAACCGGCCCAGCTGTCTCTGGGAATAGTTGGCCTGCCAGCTGATATCTTAGCGTGATATTTCTAATGTGCTGCTGTCTTAAggatttggagtgtgtgtgccaGCAGTAAGCTTAGAACACACGCAGTGCGTATATGACTGGTCGTGGCATGTCTAGTCTTTCCTAGTGGCCACGTACAAACTATGAGGTGCAGATGAACTAATGAACAGTAGTGTAGTTGTGATATATTAAACACATCTGGAACAGGAACTAGCTTTTGCAAATGGTGGTCGAGTAAATATacggtagggctgtaacaatacactcaactcacgattcagttcgtatcacgatttttgagctgcggtttgatacaccccatgttttttttaaaatgaatgtttttgatgatagtttataggtagaatatgtTACAAGAGGTTACTAATCATTGAACAAAAGGTTCAACATTTTattgatattgatttgaagcttgaacgcaccatcacatcatatcatgtggttgttttcgggactcaagggtaacagaactttgaaagggtatatcacgatactgccttgttgcaccacgatacagtattgtaactctgtgtatcacgatttttcgattcgatacaatattgttacagccctaatatacgGTCTTGTTCACTTGTTGACTGATTGTAAGGCTTCACACATGAGACTGCGCTGAGTTCTgtctaacaggtgtgtgtgtgcaaggccatGCCAGTACAAGTTATAACATGATACTAAAAGATTTGCAGAAACAAATGCACGCATGTGTTAGGCCAGGGGCATGCTTGCTGTAGCATACGCGTGCACATGCACTTCTTCTCGTGCAGTAATGCATTGTCATGCAAAGTTAATGCCAAAGTTTTGCACACGGTAGAGCACCGGACACAATGTATGCAGACATGTGCATATGGTGCAGAACTGCAAGGGGTGATCTTCCGAACTTCCACGTTGATGTCATGGTAGTAGAGTAGGCCGCAATGATGGAAAATATTAATGTGGGCCCTTTTGGCTATCTGCTCTctacatgatacctccagtattgtgCGTCACGCTGTGATAGCTCTACTGCAAGTATGTGCACACGGTTGCCCACGGTATCATGCGTGATTTAAATATTCAactggatcacaccgcactcttgaTTAAAAATTGCCAAACATGAACAAATTAGAATAgacagaaaaatgtctgcacacttaactCGTCTTTGTGTTCAGGctgatttaaaaataaaaaaacacacaaaaaaaattaagtgtgcagacatttttctttcttgcaTGCGTGATTTAAGTCAGCAAGACAGCAAGTGTGTGCCTTAGAAAGTAGTGCAGTCATGTGTTATTTCCTCTTTACCTCCAGGTATTATTCTGGTCGTATAGTCACTGACCGTGCTCTTCAACCCTTTCTACCCCCTTCTAGAGAAAAAGTGGCAGTGGAGTGGACTCCTTCTTCAACCGCCTGCCTGCACCCTGCTCTCCGCCCACCCTCTTCCATACCAACTCATTCACCGCCGGCTTCCAGAGCATAGTGGACGCCTACGGGATAGCCAGCTACAGGGAGGTGAACCCAGGTAACTCACTCCCACAAACAAACTACTGTGCACAATGCACATGAACTGAATTCATCTGAAGATGTCTattgtacactatattaccattaataaatatttgtttaaccatccaaatgatcagaatcaaGTTTCACATTTCAGTACGTTTCGGACTGCATTGAGTGTGAAATTTGGTGGAGGAGGTGTTATGGTGTGGGCCCTTTAGTCCCAGTGAAAGGAgctttgaatgcttcaggataccaaaacattttggacaaatcCATGGTCCCAACCTTGTGGGAAGAGTCCTGACTTGAACCTGATAGAATTATAGAACCCCATATTGAAATCCATAGAACATTTGGGATGAATTATagcagagactgagagccaggccttctcaaaatcagtgtgtgacctcaccaatgcattTTTGGAAGAATGGTAAAAAGTCCATAATAAACACACTCTTCAACCtcgtggacagccttcccagatgatatgaagctgtaatagctgcaaaaggttgaCCGATATCATATTGGAGCCCATGGAATGCGATAGCACAAGTTCATATGCGAGTCTAGGCAGGTGCTCATGGAGTTGAGAACTACCAGAATTGGGTCATTTATGTATTCTGTTTTAAAGACTTGTGTTTGTTTCATTGAGAGAATTTACCTTTTAACTGGTGTACACTTAATTGTTTTTCCTagaaagatttatttatttatttatttgacctttatttaaccaggaaggtcccattgaggtaaaaacctcttcttccagggagtcctggccaagacagcATTAAGACAAACTTTACCACTTGATAAACGTCTGTGAGTGGTTAGTGAATGTaggttttcttttctctcccactctcccttagCCGTGTTCACCATTATCACGTTCCCGTTCCTGTTTGCGGTGATGTTTGGGGATGTAGGCCATGGCCTCCTCATGGCAGTGGCGGCCTTGTGGATGATCCTAGCGGAGAGGGAGCCAGATGACAAGAATAACACTAACGAGGTACGGCACAAACTCACGCACTGTAACCTACCCACCTTATTATCCATTAACAGGAACTAGCAGACCGGAAATCCTGTGCTAGCatgaaaaaaaagttgaaaagggCAGCGTTAATGGGTGTGGTGATCAGGTGGATAAAATCTGCCAGGTACCTGACATGACAGGTACCTGACAGGGACCACCTATTGGTCCTGTTCATGATTACTCTGATTACTCacgacccctgttataaatttgttgttaccataatggctctgatcaagtcgtaatgtattactaaagactccatgtaatgtcgtagtagtgtagtactatggtagttatgtCTTCCCAACCATAGCATTGCACTGGTGGAAAGATGCACATTATGAAGCCACTACTAAAACCATGTTCGAGGATCTTTTTTGTTCCCGGATTACTTCCGGCATCGTTGGATGAAACGAGAGTGAAACCTTATTAGAACAGCTGTGATGCCAGCCTGCATAAAACAGTTTATGAGGGAGGTTTTCTGTGCACTGATGTTTTACAGTTATGTGGTTCTCGGTTTTCAGTTTTCAATGGCAGTCTCATTAAGGCTGTAGGCTACAGATGGTGAAGATGCTGGTATTTGCTTTGCTTGTTGTGAAAACATGTCCTTTAAAATCTGTAGAGATGATTGTAGTCACAAATCGATTCATTACATTGAAACGATGATGACCAAATTAAATGTGCAAGACATTGCTCTCATTGCGATAGTTGCCTTTAGCTCTACTTGTCCTGTTACATTATTTACATTCGTCATGACTCGTGACGATGAATCACATTCAGACATGCTGTCTGTTATCGACCAGCCTGAGAGTTTACGTGATGATTGCAGTGGCGGAAACTTGAATTGTAAAAGCTTTCCCTGCATTACTTTAGCACTCCGCAGCGGCTCATGTATCTCCTGCTCTAAACATTTAGTCTGACAAATCGAGATGTGTCGGATTCATAAAGATACATTCTAAGAGATCTTGAcgtaacattaaaaaaaacaatgacacaaCTCGATACGATGAAATAAACCCTCCACTTGATACAGTAGGTTTCTCTGTACAAAGCCATTAGGAAGATGTAGAGTGACAGCGTGGCTCAAAGGAAATAGCTCCCTATCATCTTGACTCTCCCCAGCCctctgctgatgtgtgtgtgtgtgtgtgtgtgtgtgtgtgggtgtgtgtgtgtgtgtgtgtgtgtgtgtgtgtgtgtgtgtgtgtgtgtgtgtgtgtgtgtgtgtgtgtgtgtgtgtgtgtgtgtgtgtgtgtgtgtgtgtgtgtatgtatacgtgtgtgtgtgtgcgtgcgtgtgtttgtcagaTGTGGAAGATGCTGTTTGGAGGGCGGTATCTGATTCTCCTCATGGGGCTGTTCTCCATGTACACGGGGGCCATCTACAACGAGTGCTTCAGCAAAGGCCTCAGCCCCTTCCCCTCCGGATGGCACCTGCAGCCAATGATACAACACTACAACTGGAGGTGCGGAttgcctccttctctctttctctctctttctctctctctctctctctctctctctctctctctctctctctctctctctctctctctgtcttccagcCCATCTTCCTCTTGAATGCACTTACACTGAC
This genomic interval from Engraulis encrasicolus isolate BLACKSEA-1 chromosome 16, IST_EnEncr_1.0, whole genome shotgun sequence contains the following:
- the tcirg1a gene encoding V-type proton ATPase 116 kDa subunit a 3 codes for the protein MGALFRSEEICLIQLFLQSGSAYNCVSELGELGLVEFRDLNPHVNAFQRKFVNEVRRCEEMEKTFSFLEQEISRCLSPPLTGPLPMPSPVPSAPQPRELLAIEEESERLARELREVSRNRDSLRNQLTQLSQYRGVLIQTHSLTTSQGPPPPTSSETAVLLDNRQDIRLSFVAGVVHPWKVPSFERLLWRACRRYIIVDFWEMDERLEVADTGEMVQWTVFLISYWGDQIGQKVKKICDCFHTHTFVYPESTAEREEMLHGVQGRILEIRTVLSQTEQYLQQLLGRAVAELPRWRVHVRKCKAVQTVLNLCSPSVTDKCLIAEAWCPVRKLLLLQRALIEGTRKSGSGVDSFFNRLPAPCSPPTLFHTNSFTAGFQSIVDAYGIASYREVNPAVFTIITFPFLFAVMFGDVGHGLLMAVAALWMILAEREPDDKNNTNEMWKMLFGGRYLILLMGLFSMYTGAIYNECFSKGLSPFPSGWHLQPMIQHYNWSEDTLRDNQYLTLDPNVTGVFRGPYPFGIDPIWGLANNHLTFLNSYKMKMSVIIGVIHMTFGVCLSFFNYMHFGQLSSVLLVLLPELVFMISLFGYLVFMVVYKWVAFGPQDSDRAPSILIHFIDMFLFSQNPDNPPLYHGQMIVQRILVVLALGSVPVLLLGKPLHLYLKHRRRTHSSRGTREETAVVSDTSSINTLQGDLEGSGEVEIVEFDGAEVFMHQAIHTIEYCLGCISNTASYLRLWALSLAHAQLSEVLWVMVMRISLSWQGYVGSVVLAVVFSFFAMLTVSILLVMEGLSAFLHALRLHWVEFQNKFYSGTGYKLSPFSFSTSQA